One Polycladomyces zharkentensis genomic region harbors:
- a CDS encoding helix-turn-helix domain-containing protein: protein MSADIGRQLKEARESLGLTLEDIQEKTRILKGHLIAIENGQFDKLPSPYYARKYLRQYAEAVGLEPQHILRRFRTDEMTQEKLLEWTQSMPAVNPEEHGPSQTTGKFATERLEQTSVHRPGTTNGQVYRNDSQSVHSTQRLPALLSDPGAKEQGAPPAGESSTELMSLSRTNPPVSVRGRGRRNVTRKRKKSASRGKQRMWVWALSGVLLVSITAGGVYSFLNNDEADAGKAATGKNQVTLSNAGKVDPSAQLTLVDKNEDTNKYELRSQKQLHVMFQSIDVCRVVIAEQRNGTPIKDVTLRPGEEFEYEGAHAELWVHLQFPQNIRMLVNGKPVDPSFYVHIVKKLT from the coding sequence GTGTCGGCAGATATCGGCCGCCAATTGAAGGAAGCACGTGAATCGCTCGGTTTGACTTTGGAGGATATTCAGGAAAAGACCCGAATTTTAAAGGGTCACTTAATCGCGATTGAAAACGGTCAATTCGACAAATTGCCCAGTCCGTACTACGCACGTAAATATTTGCGGCAATACGCCGAAGCCGTAGGTTTGGAACCCCAACACATCTTGCGCAGATTCCGTACCGATGAAATGACGCAGGAAAAATTGCTGGAATGGACGCAATCGATGCCCGCGGTCAACCCGGAGGAGCACGGACCGTCCCAGACAACGGGCAAATTCGCAACAGAGAGACTGGAACAAACTTCCGTACATAGACCCGGCACGACTAACGGCCAAGTTTATCGGAATGATTCGCAGTCGGTACATAGCACACAACGTTTACCCGCATTGTTGTCCGATCCCGGGGCTAAAGAACAGGGGGCTCCACCGGCGGGGGAAAGCTCGACGGAATTGATGTCGTTGTCGCGTACCAACCCCCCGGTTTCCGTTCGTGGGCGTGGACGACGCAATGTGACGCGCAAAAGGAAAAAGAGCGCATCGCGCGGCAAACAGCGGATGTGGGTATGGGCATTGTCGGGTGTTTTGCTGGTTTCCATTACCGCCGGTGGCGTATATTCCTTCCTCAACAATGATGAGGCGGATGCTGGTAAAGCAGCAACGGGCAAAAATCAGGTTACATTGTCCAATGCCGGAAAAGTGGACCCGAGTGCACAATTGACGCTGGTGGACAAGAACGAAGACACGAACAAGTATGAACTGCGATCCCAAAAACAGCTTCATGTGATGTTTCAATCGATCGATGTATGTCGGGTGGTCATCGCCGAACAACGGAACGGCACACCGATCAAGGATGTGACTTTGCGTCCGGGTGAAGAGTTTGAATACGAGGGGGCTCATGCGGAATTGTGGGTGCACTTGCAGTTCCCGCAAAACATCCGGATGCTGGTGAACGGAAAGCCGGTCGACCCCAGTTTCTACGTGCATATTGTGAAAAAGTTGACATAA